One Lemur catta isolate mLemCat1 chromosome 15, mLemCat1.pri, whole genome shotgun sequence genomic window carries:
- the C15H17orf64 gene encoding uncharacterized protein C17orf64 homolog: MEASDGQGGEGDKPLEKVTNVPCLERSSSTIPAGDSLVRHATGLDQDTFKICKEYLRPLKKFLRKLHLPRDLPQKKKLKYMKQSLVVLGDHINTFLQHYCRAWEIKHWRKMLWRFISLFSELESKQLRRLYKYIKSNQTAKFLVAFSPSDTPESSLLAGREDSLPKLCNAWGLHSNLSGMKERLSKMQAPGQEASLLEEPTSEADVKTGSLPKRPQKPKLKRKRIKESPETCP; the protein is encoded by the exons ATGGAGGCCTCAGATGGGcaagggggagaaggggacaaGCCACTAGAGAAG gTGACAAATGTGCCCTGCTTAGAGAGGAGCTCCAGCACCATCCCCGCCGGAGACTCACTTGTGCGCCATGCCACAGGCCTGGACCAGGACACCTTCAAAATT TGTAAAGAATACCTAAGGCCGCTGAAGAAGTTCCTGCGAAAGTTGCACTTGCCCAGGGACCTTCCCCAGAAGAAGAAGCTAAAGTACATGAAGCAGAGCCTTGTGGTCCTAGGGGACCACATCAACACCTTTCTACAGCATTACTGCCGAGCCTGGGAAATCAAACACTGGAGGAA GATGCTCTGGCGGTTCATCTCCCTCTTCTCAGAACTAGAATCCAAGCAGCTTCGCCGGCTCTACAAGTACATCAAGAGCAACCAGACGGCCAAGTTTCTG GTAGCGTTCTCTCCCTCGGACACACCTGAGAGTTCCTTGCTGGCCGGCCGGGAGGACAGTCTGCCCAAGCTCTGCAATGCCTGGGGGCTGCACAGCAACCTCAGCGGCATGAAGGAGAGGCTGTCCAAGATGCAGGCCCCGGGTCAAGAGGCCTCCCTGCTGGAGGAGCCAACATCCGAGGCCGATGTCAAGACAG GTTCTTTACCGAAACGTCCTCAAAAACCAAAACTCAAGAGAAAGAGGATTAAGGAATCCCCAGAAACCTGTCCGTAA